A single window of Sphingobacterium sp. ML3W DNA harbors:
- a CDS encoding TonB-dependent receptor, which yields MKKNNLGMAIQSHSQHFKYFVMMKFLILCNFGSVVQLHATVRAQTITIKQKNMPFVHLLTEIKNQTGYHVLCKSDIINDVKNLTVDLTNQPLTAALDKLLEPRNLQYTIDQKSIVIQRKMTIDRKDQNGATKADADLQQTFSGRITDAAGEVLSGVSVMVKGKSTGGSATDLDGRFSMVANRGDILVISFVGFEKQEITLRDQQVLEIQLQQEEKLMEEVVVVGYGVQKKINMTGAVATLSGKELESRPITNIGRGLQGQLPGLTIRSQNTSPGNSAPEIRIRGVGTWGDANPLVVIDGIPGGNLNILNPDDIENISVLKDAASSSIYGVRGANGVILITTKKGKVGTTSLNFNSYYGLQTPTALPNFLGSVDYMLLQNEANRNANQGPTYSEEDIETARKGTDLNYFANTDWIDEVYKKNAAQQNYNLSLQGGTEKSSYYASYGYLGEGGLVVGDNFNAGRHNARLRLNTELIDRVKIDANLGYIDRGYYGSASGTGALSGATSIRPLVPVRFSNGSWGYHGGQSNPVAIATDGGTNRFTSQEITANIAATVNLMKGLDIKGQYGLVKYNSKRNTLLKTINYFSPDDNKLIYQTNNPNSIKMDHYSGTYQTFVGTANYITSIQDKHNITGLLGFSVEETVGNDFWASRQNLPVQELESLAVGTDNQLNSSSSNQNALMSFFGRLNYDYKSKYLLEGNFRRDGSSRLHKDVRWNWFGSFSTGWVLSEEHFFENMKSFWDLAKIRFSYGTQGNDKVGRDFPYMATLASVQMTSNNPIGDEGQVGFRQTFIPNQFITWESAEKTNVGIDLAFLNNRLSLTSEYFINNTNAIILNPPLPDVIGVGTAYPAQNSGSVQNKGWELVMGWRDQMGDFSYAANFNLSDVKNKITKLENFANNLGDKVRLEGHPLDAFYGFVADRIAQESDFNIVDGKYVPNFPFQKGDLVAPGDLIYKPADPDATEITVLKDRVILGSEIPRYTYGFRGDLGYKGIDFSFFLQGVGKADGYLGGAARHPFINNSAMPQDVHLDRWTPENTDASYPRLVYMRTHNTRLSSKWLEDAAYLRLKNIQIGYTFPTAMMERMKVSKLRIYFSADNLFTKTNFYKGYDPEIPAGNTGGYYPQVKTYVIGLNFNLK from the coding sequence ATGAAAAAAAACAATCTCGGAATGGCTATACAATCGCATTCCCAGCACTTTAAGTATTTTGTCATGATGAAATTTTTGATCCTGTGTAATTTCGGTTCCGTTGTGCAGCTTCATGCTACTGTACGGGCACAGACCATAACGATTAAACAAAAGAATATGCCCTTTGTGCATTTACTGACGGAAATAAAAAATCAGACGGGCTATCATGTTTTATGTAAAAGTGACATCATCAATGATGTGAAAAATTTGACCGTAGATCTGACCAATCAACCGCTAACCGCAGCATTGGACAAATTGTTGGAGCCTCGGAATCTCCAGTATACGATCGATCAAAAGTCTATTGTAATTCAAAGAAAAATGACTATCGATCGTAAAGACCAAAATGGTGCCACCAAGGCTGATGCCGACCTGCAGCAGACTTTTTCGGGACGTATTACCGATGCTGCGGGTGAAGTGCTTTCGGGTGTCAGTGTTATGGTGAAAGGGAAGTCCACTGGCGGAAGTGCTACGGATCTTGATGGTCGGTTTTCGATGGTGGCCAATAGGGGTGACATACTGGTGATATCGTTTGTGGGATTTGAAAAGCAGGAAATCACACTTCGTGATCAACAGGTTTTAGAAATCCAACTCCAACAGGAGGAAAAGTTGATGGAAGAGGTCGTGGTTGTAGGATATGGTGTGCAAAAAAAGATAAACATGACGGGCGCAGTTGCTACCTTGTCAGGTAAGGAACTTGAAAGTCGTCCGATTACCAATATAGGTCGCGGATTGCAGGGGCAGCTTCCTGGATTGACGATCCGAAGTCAGAATACAAGTCCGGGAAATTCTGCTCCCGAAATCCGGATCCGTGGTGTAGGTACTTGGGGAGACGCGAACCCGCTGGTGGTGATCGATGGTATTCCGGGTGGCAATCTCAATATTTTAAATCCGGATGATATTGAAAATATTTCGGTACTGAAAGATGCAGCCTCTTCTTCGATCTACGGTGTACGTGGAGCAAATGGAGTGATATTGATTACCACTAAAAAAGGAAAGGTAGGTACAACGAGTCTCAATTTCAACAGTTACTATGGATTGCAGACTCCTACTGCTTTACCAAATTTTTTAGGCTCTGTCGATTATATGTTGCTGCAGAATGAAGCAAACCGCAATGCTAATCAAGGACCGACCTATAGTGAAGAGGACATCGAAACAGCACGCAAGGGTACGGATCTTAATTATTTTGCCAATACCGATTGGATCGATGAAGTATATAAGAAGAATGCAGCTCAACAAAATTATAATTTGAGCCTACAGGGCGGTACGGAAAAGAGTAGTTATTATGCTTCTTATGGTTACCTAGGTGAGGGTGGACTTGTGGTCGGTGATAATTTTAACGCGGGACGCCATAATGCACGGTTGCGATTAAATACCGAACTGATCGATCGCGTTAAGATCGATGCCAATTTGGGCTACATTGATCGTGGTTATTATGGCTCTGCATCGGGTACAGGTGCACTTTCTGGCGCGACTTCTATCCGTCCTTTGGTGCCTGTAAGGTTTTCAAATGGAAGTTGGGGTTATCATGGTGGACAAAGTAATCCAGTAGCAATAGCAACGGATGGAGGGACCAACCGCTTCACTTCCCAAGAAATTACGGCCAATATCGCAGCGACGGTCAACCTAATGAAAGGCCTTGATATCAAAGGGCAGTATGGTTTGGTGAAATATAATTCGAAGCGAAATACGCTGCTCAAGACGATCAATTATTTTAGCCCCGATGATAATAAATTGATCTATCAGACCAATAACCCAAATAGTATCAAGATGGATCATTACTCGGGAACTTATCAAACATTCGTGGGTACCGCTAATTACATAACAAGTATCCAAGATAAACACAATATCACCGGATTGTTGGGGTTTTCAGTAGAAGAGACTGTTGGCAATGATTTTTGGGCTTCAAGACAAAATCTTCCGGTGCAGGAGCTTGAGTCTCTTGCCGTAGGTACGGACAACCAGTTGAATAGCAGTTCCAGTAACCAAAATGCACTGATGTCTTTTTTCGGACGACTAAACTACGACTACAAAAGTAAATATCTGCTAGAGGGTAATTTCCGTCGGGATGGTTCTTCCCGCCTCCATAAGGATGTGCGATGGAACTGGTTTGGATCTTTCTCTACTGGTTGGGTGTTAAGTGAAGAGCACTTCTTTGAAAATATGAAAAGTTTCTGGGATCTGGCTAAGATCCGATTCTCATACGGTACACAAGGAAATGATAAGGTAGGACGTGACTTCCCTTATATGGCGACCTTGGCCTCTGTGCAGATGACGAGTAACAATCCGATCGGTGATGAAGGGCAAGTGGGTTTTAGGCAAACGTTTATTCCAAACCAATTTATTACTTGGGAATCTGCAGAAAAAACAAATGTGGGGATAGATCTTGCATTTCTCAATAATCGGTTGAGCTTGACTAGTGAATATTTTATTAATAATACGAATGCGATTATTTTAAATCCGCCATTGCCCGATGTGATCGGTGTGGGTACTGCTTATCCGGCACAAAATTCGGGGTCGGTACAAAACAAAGGTTGGGAGCTGGTCATGGGTTGGCGTGATCAGATGGGAGATTTTAGTTATGCTGCCAATTTTAACCTTTCGGATGTGAAAAATAAAATCACAAAACTGGAAAATTTCGCGAATAATCTTGGAGATAAAGTACGACTGGAAGGACATCCATTGGATGCTTTTTATGGATTTGTGGCTGATCGAATTGCGCAAGAAAGCGACTTCAATATCGTAGATGGAAAATACGTTCCTAATTTCCCATTTCAAAAGGGTGATCTGGTAGCTCCGGGTGACCTGATTTACAAACCTGCGGATCCCGATGCGACAGAAATAACTGTATTGAAAGATAGGGTAATCTTGGGTAGTGAAATTCCACGGTATACCTATGGTTTTAGAGGTGATCTGGGTTATAAGGGAATTGATTTTAGTTTCTTCCTGCAAGGGGTGGGTAAGGCTGACGGATATTTAGGTGGTGCAGCGCGCCATCCTTTTATCAACAACAGTGCCATGCCGCAAGATGTGCATCTTGACCGATGGACTCCAGAAAATACCGATGCTTCTTATCCAAGATTGGTTTATATGCGTACACATAATACTCGTTTATCGTCAAAATGGTTAGAAGATGCAGCTTACCTAAGGTTGAAAAATATACAGATTGGCTATACTTTTCCAACTGCTATGATGGAAAGAATGAAAGTTTCCAAATTGAGAATATATTTCTCCGCGGATAATCTATTCACCAAAACAAACTTTTATAAAGGTTATGATCCTGAAATACCTGCGGGTAACACTGGAGGTTATTATCCGCAAGTTAAAACCTATGTTATCGGTCTAAATTTTAATCTTAAATAG
- a CDS encoding FecR family protein encodes MQQIDQIVSLLKEKVQGTLSLENETVLEKMLLDHPRLQEIVQEFDSTEKMLNAVSDYQQVLNVHTHEREEVLLDDILIKVRQQRHDSAVPPIYTVMRRRYLYIAASCFLMFLLAGYLILEQQKPTKYLPHTKISDFNPGKKRAFLEMDDGKKLVLSDAHDGISIMEALQYSDGTVIADEQEMAAKLMTLTVPRGGEYQVVLSDGTKVWLNADSKLSYPKSFEKDQREVTLIGEAYFEVSSDKNRPFIVHTKDQTVEVLGTHFNIAAYLDESVSLVSLVEGKIRVSHENQPPHIVMPGQQAAFMDGQIQVYPVNVAEFTAWKNGEFIFNNEPLATVMQKLARWYDVELVLENKLENMKIWGSIARSSRFSHVLQLIKMTDEDIHYKIEGRRVTFMK; translated from the coding sequence ATGCAACAAATAGATCAGATCGTTTCTTTATTAAAGGAAAAAGTGCAAGGAACGCTTTCTCTGGAAAACGAAACGGTATTAGAAAAAATGCTGCTCGACCATCCGAGATTGCAAGAGATCGTCCAGGAATTTGATTCGACGGAGAAGATGTTAAACGCAGTGTCGGATTATCAACAGGTTCTCAACGTTCATACTCATGAACGTGAAGAGGTCTTATTGGATGATATATTGATTAAAGTACGACAACAACGGCATGACTCTGCTGTACCCCCTATTTATACGGTCATGAGACGTCGCTATTTATATATAGCTGCTTCTTGTTTTTTGATGTTTTTGCTTGCAGGTTATTTGATCTTAGAACAGCAAAAACCAACAAAATATTTACCCCATACTAAGATTTCTGATTTTAATCCAGGAAAGAAACGTGCTTTCTTAGAAATGGATGATGGTAAAAAACTTGTTCTGAGTGATGCGCATGATGGTATAAGCATTATGGAGGCATTGCAATATTCCGACGGAACAGTGATTGCGGATGAGCAGGAAATGGCCGCTAAATTAATGACTCTTACTGTTCCCCGAGGGGGGGAATACCAGGTTGTACTGTCTGATGGGACTAAAGTGTGGCTCAATGCCGATTCTAAATTGAGCTATCCAAAATCTTTTGAAAAAGATCAACGCGAGGTAACCTTAATCGGAGAAGCGTATTTTGAAGTCAGTAGTGATAAAAATCGCCCTTTTATCGTCCATACGAAAGATCAGACGGTTGAAGTACTGGGTACACACTTTAATATTGCTGCTTATCTGGATGAGTCTGTTTCATTAGTCTCATTAGTAGAGGGTAAAATTCGGGTATCTCATGAAAACCAACCTCCTCATATTGTGATGCCGGGTCAGCAGGCAGCTTTTATGGATGGACAGATACAGGTTTATCCAGTCAATGTCGCGGAGTTTACCGCTTGGAAAAATGGTGAATTTATATTTAATAATGAACCGCTTGCTACAGTTATGCAAAAATTGGCCCGCTGGTATGATGTGGAACTGGTGTTGGAAAACAAGCTCGAAAATATGAAAATATGGGGGTCTATTGCGAGAAGTAGTCGCTTTAGCCATGTACTGCAACTGATTAAAATGACTGATGAAGATATTCACTATAAAATTGAAGGAAGGAGGGTAACATTCATGAAATAA
- a CDS encoding RNA polymerase sigma factor, producing MKHSSIIEFLCQENEDGLIAIYRLYNRPLVFYARKYCSSVQEAEEVVSEAFLKFWERRSQFEQVDKIRSFLYVVVKNLCLNRNRKSRFIVQIDDISDYEEVLVEDSDFFLQIVRTELLTQIFEEVNLLPEKQKMIFQMSFMEDLSIEQISAKLMMTSNAVYANKSRALATLRQKLDLKNSCVLLLIFKDLF from the coding sequence ATGAAACACTCATCAATTATTGAATTTCTGTGTCAAGAAAATGAAGACGGTTTGATCGCAATTTATCGGTTGTACAATAGGCCGCTGGTTTTTTATGCGCGTAAATATTGTTCATCAGTGCAGGAAGCAGAAGAGGTTGTTTCAGAGGCTTTTTTAAAATTTTGGGAAAGAAGGAGCCAATTTGAACAGGTGGATAAAATCCGTTCTTTTTTGTACGTGGTGGTGAAAAACTTATGTTTGAACCGTAACAGAAAAAGTAGGTTTATTGTGCAGATTGATGATATCAGTGATTATGAAGAGGTGCTTGTTGAAGATTCGGATTTTTTTTTGCAAATCGTCCGTACAGAATTACTCACTCAGATATTTGAAGAGGTGAATTTGTTGCCTGAAAAGCAGAAAATGATTTTTCAGATGAGTTTTATGGAAGATCTTAGTATAGAACAGATCAGCGCCAAATTGATGATGACATCTAATGCGGTTTATGCTAATAAATCTCGCGCTTTGGCAACCCTACGCCAAAAATTAGACCTCAAGAATTCCTGTGTTTTGTTATTGATATTTAAGGATCTATTTTAA
- a CDS encoding DUF5675 family protein produces MFTLIRRRQGKNSTLSHLYLNGIFICYVLEDAIREVKIRGETCIPEGIYALGLNKTAGMNVRYKQLHGGMHQGMVEVKGIPNFSLVFIHIGNYHQDTEGCLLTGSYYQFFDGDYRVLHSAAGYKTLYPLILEKLHAGACFLKISNKVTE; encoded by the coding sequence ATGTTTACACTTATACGTAGGAGACAGGGGAAGAATAGTACGCTGTCTCATCTTTATCTGAACGGGATTTTTATCTGTTATGTGCTGGAAGACGCGATCCGTGAGGTGAAAATCAGAGGCGAAACTTGTATCCCAGAGGGAATATACGCATTGGGATTAAATAAAACAGCTGGTATGAATGTGCGCTATAAACAGCTGCATGGTGGTATGCATCAAGGTATGGTGGAAGTGAAGGGGATTCCGAACTTCAGTTTGGTGTTCATTCATATCGGTAATTACCATCAAGATACGGAAGGCTGTTTGCTTACGGGAAGCTACTATCAGTTCTTTGATGGTGATTATCGGGTATTGCACTCGGCTGCAGGGTACAAAACATTGTATCCACTTATCCTTGAAAAGCTGCATGCTGGTGCTTGTTTTTTGAAAATTAGTAATAAAGTAACGGAGTAA
- a CDS encoding fibronectin type III domain-containing protein, translating to MLINRFLIDMWTCCETDLRISPNDKFMATKMKALIGFAKMKDDELVIVTKTIIGAMSSNVKYPNPTPDLPDLETILDEFILKLAVARKRGSPEDTAVKNESREPLIVALQQLGYYVNGVAQGHLSTLLSSGFPTNSAVFANQVPLKVDNVRLSDGRQSRQVKLEFVAQKIATIYEYRYRIRDDFENLWGDRYTTTSSRGNIIAPLEVGKFYEVQVRAVNTQGTGDWSDAASILVR from the coding sequence GTGTTAATAAACAGATTTTTAATCGATATGTGGACCTGCTGTGAAACAGATCTGCGTATCAGTCCAAATGACAAATTTATGGCGACAAAAATGAAAGCCCTGATCGGGTTTGCCAAAATGAAAGATGATGAATTGGTTATTGTAACCAAAACCATCATCGGAGCGATGAGCTCGAATGTGAAGTATCCTAATCCAACACCGGATCTGCCGGATCTGGAGACTATTTTAGATGAATTTATACTTAAACTGGCAGTAGCCAGAAAGAGAGGGTCTCCGGAAGATACGGCTGTTAAAAATGAAAGCCGCGAACCGCTGATTGTGGCTCTGCAGCAGTTGGGTTACTATGTCAACGGTGTAGCCCAGGGGCATCTTTCGACCTTGCTGAGTTCGGGATTTCCGACCAATAGTGCAGTTTTTGCTAATCAGGTTCCACTAAAAGTGGATAATGTACGCCTGTCGGATGGGAGGCAATCGAGACAGGTAAAACTGGAATTTGTCGCACAGAAAATAGCGACCATCTATGAATACCGTTACCGCATCCGTGATGACTTTGAAAATTTGTGGGGAGATCGGTATACCACGACATCATCTCGGGGTAATATCATTGCTCCTCTTGAAGTTGGCAAATTTTACGAGGTACAGGTACGGGCGGTGAATACGCAAGGTACTGGCGACTGGAGCGACGCGGCAAGTATATTGGTCAGGTAG
- a CDS encoding helix-turn-helix domain-containing protein has product MLSLISPSKAQLKIAHHMQGKRLSMGLTQEGLADRSGVPLATLRKFEQKGVISLESLLKLLIIVGGLEELINILKPAEPSFTSIDEVLRDTNPTTRKRGNIK; this is encoded by the coding sequence ATGCTATCACTTATATCTCCATCCAAAGCACAATTAAAAATTGCACATCATATGCAGGGGAAAAGATTATCCATGGGTTTGACTCAAGAGGGACTAGCTGATCGTTCAGGTGTACCTTTGGCGACTTTGCGCAAGTTTGAACAAAAAGGGGTCATTTCCCTAGAATCATTGCTGAAGCTATTAATTATTGTTGGCGGGTTGGAAGAATTGATAAATATATTGAAACCAGCTGAACCATCCTTTACCTCAATTGATGAGGTATTAAGAGATACAAATCCAACAACACGAAAAAGAGGAAACATAAAATGA
- a CDS encoding type II toxin-antitoxin system HipA family toxin, with product MKHPIKEIKVGLDFDSQLQPLGRLAIHEGTIYFQYDDAFIQTGIDISPFRLPLQNGLIELPVRPFEGLAGVFNDSLPDGWGRLLFDRLVRSKGIASTTISPLDRLAHVGLHGMGALVYQPDNSPSDAHQFIDLDQLATQTEEVLQGSSEDILLELLALNGSSAGARPKALISVDTLRKNISYGNERLEKDFEHWLVKFPNSQDGSDSGAIEYVYALLAKEAGILMPDIHLFSSQKGAGYFAVQRFDRDQHNKLHMHTASGLLHSDFRAPSLDYEDLLNLTHILTKDIREVEKMYRLAVFNVFAHNRDDHAKNFSFLMDKNGLWKLSPAYDLTFSSGPNGEQSTMVMGEGKSPSISHLRNLGTEAKLSKLLIEEIIEQTRDALSQWKNLANNFNVQKKNISHIASIINK from the coding sequence ATGAAACATCCTATAAAAGAAATTAAGGTCGGTTTAGATTTTGACTCCCAACTTCAACCCCTAGGACGTTTAGCTATACATGAAGGAACCATTTATTTTCAATATGATGATGCGTTCATTCAAACAGGTATCGACATATCTCCTTTTCGTCTCCCTTTACAAAACGGACTTATAGAACTACCTGTACGTCCATTCGAAGGGCTAGCCGGAGTTTTCAATGATAGTCTCCCTGATGGTTGGGGCCGATTACTTTTTGATCGTTTGGTGAGGTCCAAGGGTATCGCATCGACAACAATTTCCCCTTTGGATCGTCTTGCTCACGTTGGTCTACATGGCATGGGAGCTCTGGTATATCAGCCCGACAATAGCCCTTCTGATGCGCATCAATTCATCGACTTAGATCAATTAGCAACACAAACAGAAGAAGTATTACAAGGAAGTTCGGAAGATATCTTACTTGAGCTTTTAGCTTTAAACGGTTCATCCGCAGGTGCTCGTCCCAAAGCGTTAATATCTGTTGATACGCTTCGCAAAAATATTTCATATGGCAATGAGCGCCTTGAAAAAGATTTTGAACATTGGCTTGTTAAATTTCCGAATTCACAAGACGGATCCGATTCCGGAGCAATTGAATATGTTTACGCATTATTAGCTAAGGAAGCAGGTATTTTAATGCCAGACATCCATTTATTCTCATCGCAGAAAGGAGCTGGTTATTTTGCTGTCCAACGATTTGATAGAGATCAGCACAATAAATTGCACATGCATACTGCAAGCGGTTTATTACACAGTGATTTTAGAGCTCCATCGCTTGATTACGAAGACTTATTAAATCTAACGCATATCCTAACCAAAGATATCCGCGAAGTTGAGAAAATGTATCGACTTGCTGTTTTCAATGTGTTCGCGCACAATAGAGATGATCATGCCAAAAATTTCAGTTTTCTGATGGATAAAAATGGCCTATGGAAACTATCCCCCGCTTATGATCTTACTTTTTCTAGCGGTCCAAATGGAGAACAAAGCACCATGGTGATGGGCGAAGGTAAATCCCCATCAATAAGTCATTTACGAAACCTGGGGACAGAAGCGAAGTTATCAAAACTACTCATTGAGGAAATTATTGAGCAAACGAGAGACGCCTTAAGTCAATGGAAAAATTTAGCAAATAATTTTAATGTACAAAAGAAAAACATATCCCATATTGCCTCTATTATCAACAAATGA
- a CDS encoding histidine kinase codes for MLIVFSLATGALKWTPGNWSISNFWEVILLFAAPHVLAILLYVWEIGLDDWFMARMAKARLKEMETNEGHWQMLSLQKAISPHFISNTLSAIRVLVRRRDAVKALDAVNRMACISNFYFTQHARSVVSLRDELQQVDNLVAIYALRNGKEIAYRLELDVQVEQDVLIPTMLLINLVENALKYGVVDDLENPITLSLSVSPAGTVSIKVQNRVSAAPLYGIVSFGSTYKRLRKQIYLMDADTGFFEVRQDELSYQVKASFSLCSSI; via the coding sequence GTGTTGATCGTGTTCAGTCTGGCTACTGGAGCATTGAAATGGACGCCGGGGAACTGGAGTATTTCTAATTTTTGGGAGGTGATACTCTTGTTTGCTGCACCTCATGTTCTTGCTATTTTACTGTACGTATGGGAGATAGGGCTTGATGATTGGTTTATGGCTCGTATGGCTAAAGCACGATTAAAAGAGATGGAGACAAACGAAGGGCATTGGCAAATGCTATCCTTGCAGAAGGCAATCTCACCGCACTTCATCAGCAATACCCTGTCAGCTATTCGGGTTTTGGTACGCCGTCGTGATGCGGTAAAAGCATTGGATGCCGTAAACAGAATGGCCTGTATTTCTAATTTCTATTTCACGCAACATGCCCGTTCTGTTGTCTCCCTGCGCGATGAGTTGCAGCAAGTGGACAATCTGGTGGCGATCTATGCGCTTAGAAACGGTAAGGAAATTGCTTATCGGCTAGAGCTTGACGTGCAGGTGGAACAGGATGTGTTGATTCCCACCATGTTATTGATCAATTTGGTGGAGAATGCATTGAAATATGGTGTGGTGGATGATTTGGAGAATCCGATCACCCTGTCATTGTCAGTTTCTCCTGCCGGAACTGTTTCTATTAAGGTCCAAAATCGGGTTAGTGCAGCTCCTCTGTATGGTATCGTATCTTTTGGCTCCACGTATAAAAGATTACGGAAACAGATCTATCTTATGGACGCAGATACAGGTTTTTTTGAGGTCAGACAAGACGAGTTATCTTATCAAGTAAAAGCTTCATTTTCATTGTGTTCTTCTATATAG
- a CDS encoding LytR/AlgR family response regulator transcription factor → MKLFSTLLIDDEGLALLDIADVLADVGMFDVQASVLSVAEAHKFLIKRKEVMDVIFCDIQMPGCSGLEAVKLLRPYCQYFVFCTGFEQYAMDAHQLLVDGYLLKPVNQLRVMDLTDKWMKNKVLDRKGQDITDHFMLTDLPPPKVLDEHGDVVKDKNKEGKYYKRVEVKDVAYIARCGNYLHFYGLDTHEDAILLGVVNWDMQKLYAKYKAIEQLFPVNQSTIVNEKYIKKVMQEALTVGKTYFSITKIGRPHVDRYLAKVKPNHANANRNR, encoded by the coding sequence ATGAAATTATTTTCTACCCTATTGATAGATGATGAGGGCTTAGCATTATTGGACATTGCTGATGTGTTGGCAGACGTCGGTATGTTTGATGTGCAGGCATCGGTTCTTTCTGTTGCCGAAGCGCACAAGTTTCTGATTAAAAGAAAGGAGGTCATGGATGTCATTTTCTGTGATATACAGATGCCCGGATGCTCTGGACTGGAGGCAGTAAAGCTGTTACGGCCTTATTGCCAATATTTTGTGTTCTGCACAGGATTTGAGCAATATGCAATGGATGCTCACCAACTGTTGGTAGACGGTTATCTGCTCAAACCGGTCAATCAATTGCGGGTTATGGATCTGACTGATAAATGGATGAAAAATAAGGTTCTTGACCGTAAAGGGCAGGATATTACAGACCATTTTATGTTGACAGATTTACCTCCACCAAAAGTACTGGATGAACATGGTGATGTTGTTAAGGATAAGAATAAAGAAGGTAAATATTATAAAAGAGTCGAAGTGAAGGATGTAGCCTATATAGCCAGATGTGGCAATTATCTTCATTTTTATGGTCTCGATACTCATGAAGACGCTATATTGTTGGGTGTGGTCAATTGGGATATGCAAAAACTATATGCTAAATATAAGGCTATAGAACAGCTATTTCCCGTTAATCAATCGACGATCGTCAATGAAAAGTACATCAAGAAAGTAATGCAAGAGGCACTCACGGTAGGGAAGACTTATTTTAGTATTACCAAGATCGGAAGGCCGCATGTCGACAGGTATTTAGCTAAAGTGAAACCTAATCATGCTAATGCGAACAGGAACAGATGA
- a CDS encoding AraC family transcriptional regulator: MIKSYHISLQKVEQLSSPFQHFLPKHADAVTNYYEEKNIQMIETYMDYHSTLIYRLEAYVLEDMVLELKTDRFDFHLLYAVSAPSPIVIKKKKSDNQISLPGSHCTYSYIPKNKFQIHLKAGYYRVYGLLIDVGFIRNSMLHGVAFLHEFRSARLRNKKKLFQTPIWPIKEKTPYQLQRLDEVFFHYKSKNEADIISMIFILFDIAKIKQEELYELLDPNKELAKRVRRCIQDQVALEFSDLNLGALPGRFGLRQKRLIKVHKQYFGQTLVQYLHECIIEKAKELLARYRVGETATYCGYNHTSSFSDFFYQKVGMRPRQYQQHILNIKEHNTDDTRPHPIS, from the coding sequence ATGATTAAATCTTACCATATTTCACTACAAAAAGTAGAACAGCTGAGTAGTCCTTTTCAGCACTTTTTACCCAAACATGCTGATGCAGTAACGAACTATTATGAAGAAAAGAACATCCAAATGATCGAAACCTATATGGATTATCATTCGACGCTCATCTATCGTTTGGAGGCTTATGTATTAGAGGACATGGTTCTGGAACTCAAAACAGATCGCTTCGATTTCCATCTGCTCTATGCTGTCAGTGCTCCCAGCCCAATTGTAATCAAAAAAAAGAAATCAGACAACCAGATTTCATTACCCGGCTCGCACTGCACGTATTCCTATATTCCCAAAAACAAGTTTCAGATCCACCTAAAGGCAGGATACTATCGCGTATATGGACTATTGATCGATGTCGGGTTTATCCGCAACAGCATGTTACATGGGGTTGCTTTTTTGCACGAGTTTAGATCGGCACGTCTACGCAATAAAAAAAAGCTATTCCAAACTCCGATCTGGCCGATCAAAGAAAAAACACCCTATCAGCTGCAGCGGCTCGACGAAGTGTTTTTCCATTATAAATCGAAAAACGAAGCCGATATCATCAGCATGATCTTCATCCTCTTTGACATAGCCAAGATAAAACAAGAAGAACTTTATGAACTGCTCGACCCAAACAAAGAGCTAGCCAAGCGGGTACGCCGATGCATCCAAGACCAAGTGGCATTGGAATTTAGCGACCTCAACCTCGGAGCACTTCCCGGACGCTTTGGACTGAGACAGAAACGGTTGATCAAAGTTCATAAACAATACTTTGGGCAAACCCTTGTCCAATACCTGCATGAGTGCATCATCGAAAAAGCAAAAGAGCTATTGGCCCGATACAGGGTGGGTGAAACGGCCACCTATTGCGGTTATAACCATACCAGTAGCTTTTCCGATTTTTTCTATCAAAAGGTGGGCATGAGACCTCGTCAGTATCAACAACATATTCTAAATATTAAAGAGCATAACACAGATGACACTCGACCTCATCCAATATCCTAA